The proteins below come from a single Holdemania massiliensis genomic window:
- a CDS encoding helix-turn-helix domain-containing protein, translating to MSYAKRLERALIEADLKAAELSRRTGISKACLSQYLSGVSIPREDRQELIADALGKEIEWFFPQNVMARNTAEELPDGRVPVYLAAAKLEMSPQSLRLALQQGRVPFGFAAQSEKGWTYHISSAKLQEYLGIKKESSAATEDPR from the coding sequence ATGTCATACGCAAAGAGGCTCGAACGAGCCTTGATCGAAGCTGATCTGAAAGCTGCTGAACTGAGCCGCCGGACAGGTATCTCCAAGGCGTGTTTGAGCCAGTACCTGTCTGGTGTATCAATCCCACGGGAAGATCGTCAGGAGCTGATCGCAGACGCGCTAGGAAAAGAAATTGAATGGTTTTTTCCGCAGAATGTGATGGCTAGGAATACAGCTGAGGAGCTGCCAGACGGGAGAGTGCCTGTTTACTTGGCGGCCGCAAAGCTCGAGATGAGTCCACAATCCTTAAGGTTGGCTCTTCAACAAGGCCGGGTACCCTTTGGTTTTGCGGCGCAGTCAGAAAAAGGTTGGACCTATCATATAAGCTCTGCAAAGCTACAGGAGTACCTAGGCATAAAAAAAGAATCCTCGGCTGCAACCGAGGATCCAAGATGA
- a CDS encoding tyrosine-type recombinase/integrase — protein sequence MKRRPNGTGSVIKLSGARRKPYEVRGPVKGYTDKGYPIFDRIGYAETYDQGLEMLIEYNKSPYDPLERRITLEELFNRWKADAAPKLGEKNQRALSSAYKHINSLSQKQYIEITSNQMQLTIDRCGKGYSTQGIIKALWGHLDKYAYSLDVIIKKRSEELTSAPIAPQEKTPYTDKEIEWLWNHINDMPIITDVLILLYTGFRIREYLSIDASVVDLEDMIITGGIKTAAGKNRIVPIHPRIQPLVKTRLEANKQYISVNQLGLQMSYLTFSKRFKELCVLTGIPHTIHETRHTFRTRLDNAGANEKCMDLLMGHTSNSTGKRVYTHKTITELRDTVLLLK from the coding sequence ATGAAACGAAGACCAAACGGAACCGGATCTGTGATCAAGCTCTCTGGAGCACGTCGGAAACCCTATGAAGTCCGCGGGCCGGTGAAAGGCTATACTGATAAGGGTTACCCGATATTTGATCGGATCGGGTACGCAGAGACCTACGATCAGGGACTTGAAATGCTGATCGAGTACAACAAGAGTCCTTATGATCCGTTGGAGCGCAGAATAACGCTTGAAGAACTTTTTAACCGCTGGAAAGCAGATGCAGCTCCAAAACTTGGGGAGAAAAATCAGCGTGCACTGTCCAGCGCCTATAAACATATAAACTCACTGAGCCAAAAACAATATATTGAAATCACATCCAATCAGATGCAGTTGACAATTGATCGTTGCGGCAAAGGATACAGCACACAGGGCATTATAAAGGCGCTGTGGGGACATTTAGATAAGTACGCTTATAGCTTAGACGTTATCATAAAAAAACGTTCTGAGGAGCTTACATCGGCCCCTATAGCCCCGCAAGAAAAAACACCTTATACAGATAAAGAAATTGAATGGCTGTGGAATCATATAAACGACATGCCTATCATCACGGATGTACTAATCTTATTGTATACCGGATTCCGAATCCGAGAATATTTGAGCATTGATGCCTCGGTGGTAGATCTCGAAGATATGATTATTACTGGCGGCATTAAAACCGCTGCTGGTAAAAATCGAATTGTGCCTATCCACCCCAGGATACAACCGCTGGTTAAGACAAGACTAGAAGCAAACAAGCAGTATATCTCGGTTAATCAGTTGGGCTTGCAGATGAGCTATCTGACATTTAGCAAACGTTTCAAAGAACTGTGTGTTCTGACTGGTATTCCCCACACGATTCACGAAACGCGGCACACGTTTAGAACACGGTTGGACAATGCCGGCGCTAACGAAAAATGCATGGATCTGCTGATGGGGCACACTTCCAACAGCACTGGAAAACGAGTCTACACACATAAGACAATTACAGAATTAAGAGACACTGTATTACTATTAAAGTAG
- a CDS encoding ORF6C domain-containing protein codes for MNEIMNINGIECYEENGTAYLKLETVARGLGFTQEKNGIEYVRWETVTKYLEELRFPNKLGKERFSQEVAKDSFIPENVFYRLAMKAKNEVAERFQALVADEIIPSIRKTGGYEVPKDPMAALKLMFEVQETDNKRINELEGKVSNLAENAPLTPSEYGYLNNLISSRVREVKQVHQMELNKQQYSYLYKAIGRDVKQVANVKVRSQIRSKDFDKVTEFVNDWEPSKAVMVVIEDMSEVCGK; via the coding sequence ATGAATGAAATTATGAACATCAACGGTATTGAATGCTATGAGGAAAACGGAACAGCTTACTTGAAACTGGAAACAGTAGCAAGAGGGCTTGGATTCACCCAAGAAAAAAATGGGATCGAATATGTAAGATGGGAAACAGTAACTAAATATCTTGAAGAATTGCGCTTTCCCAACAAGTTGGGAAAAGAAAGATTTTCGCAGGAAGTTGCGAAAGACAGTTTTATCCCTGAAAACGTATTTTACCGTTTGGCAATGAAGGCGAAGAATGAAGTGGCAGAACGATTTCAAGCGTTAGTTGCTGATGAGATCATCCCATCAATCCGGAAAACTGGTGGCTATGAAGTACCAAAAGATCCTATGGCTGCACTGAAGCTGATGTTTGAGGTTCAGGAAACAGATAACAAGCGAATCAATGAACTTGAAGGAAAGGTGAGCAATCTCGCTGAGAATGCGCCGTTGACACCGAGTGAATACGGATATTTGAACAATTTGATTTCCAGCAGGGTTCGCGAAGTCAAACAAGTGCATCAAATGGAACTCAACAAACAGCAGTATTCCTATTTATATAAGGCAATCGGACGAGATGTGAAACAGGTTGCTAATGTCAAGGTAAGAAGTCAGATTCGATCTAAAGATTTTGATAAGGTTACGGAGTTTGTAAACGACTGGGAACCTTCAAAAGCGGTAATGGTTGTTATTGAAGACATGAGCGAGGTGTGCGGAAAATGA
- a CDS encoding glucosaminidase domain-containing protein, whose translation MTKYRLKRPVLVVLTAAITAGVTLNLPAAEAEAHAPSPQPITVTAIYQPDEPAYTANMDVSWHEWQPTGKAAGVVPVALLELAEEYQISPVYASAVFVLETGWGSSSAWLAKHNPAGIRCGSRYCRYDTATDGLRRMMEIMTDYYSNGLTTVAQQRNLWSESDDTYTIVQLMEQLAG comes from the coding sequence ATGACAAAATATCGGCTTAAACGCCCAGTGCTGGTAGTCCTCACAGCTGCGATTACCGCTGGTGTGACGCTCAATTTGCCAGCAGCAGAAGCTGAGGCACATGCACCATCACCTCAGCCGATCACCGTGACTGCTATTTACCAGCCGGATGAGCCAGCCTACACTGCCAACATGGATGTCAGCTGGCACGAGTGGCAGCCAACAGGTAAGGCGGCCGGCGTGGTGCCGGTTGCGCTGCTGGAGCTGGCAGAGGAGTATCAGATCAGCCCAGTCTACGCCTCGGCGGTATTTGTACTGGAGACTGGCTGGGGTAGCTCATCGGCCTGGCTGGCCAAGCACAATCCGGCCGGCATCCGGTGCGGATCTAGGTATTGCAGATATGACACGGCCACAGATGGCCTCAGGCGTATGATGGAGATCATGACTGACTACTACAGCAACGGTCTGACCACGGTGGCGCAACAGCGCAACTTATGGTCAGAGTCAGACGATACTTACACAATAGTCCAGTTGATGGAGCAGCTGGCAGGATAA
- a CDS encoding CopG family transcriptional regulator — protein sequence MGRPIVGEPKDIPVQLRFDKSTLEKLDRLAKQKKMSRSEYVRWLINEMI from the coding sequence ATGGGCAGACCCATTGTAGGTGAACCAAAAGATATCCCGGTGCAATTGAGATTTGACAAAAGCACATTGGAAAAATTAGACAGATTGGCTAAACAAAAGAAAATGAGCCGATCTGAATATGTCAGATGGCTCATCAATGAAATGATTTAA
- a CDS encoding PBSX family phage terminase large subunit produces the protein MTSQNLLTRIRLTELIAPSFYDLYWDVTEHKHTHYKLAGGRGSTKSSFISIMIVLGMMSNPDANAMVLRKVGRYLEESVFEQLLWAIEKLGVDHLWRPKYSPLGLTYLPTGQRIVFRGADEPKKIKSVKLQHGYFAYTWYEERDEFDGDEEERTINQSLMRGGDQYWVFYSWNPPKSINNWVNQDVLLPREDTIVHHSDYRSVPREWLGPQFYIEAEELKRNKPMAYQHEYLGEATGTGGQVFDNVTIREIADDELAVFDKIHHGLDFGFAADPLAYVKNHFNKTRRRLFIFGELYQVGLSNAKAVQQIKLLNPLNQLVVADSEDPRTINEFRELGLRIIGAKKGPGSVDHGIKWLQDLNEIIIDPRFCPNTAREFSSCELERDKNGNFKGSYPDKNNHSIDATRYSLEDQMTMSKAKARRKSRYGIV, from the coding sequence ATGACATCCCAAAACCTACTGACACGGATTAGACTGACGGAGCTGATTGCCCCGTCTTTTTACGATCTGTACTGGGACGTTACTGAGCACAAGCACACGCACTACAAGCTTGCCGGCGGCCGTGGATCGACCAAGTCATCGTTTATCAGCATCATGATTGTGCTAGGCATGATGTCCAATCCAGACGCCAACGCGATGGTGCTGCGCAAAGTTGGCAGGTATCTTGAGGAGTCGGTATTTGAGCAGCTTCTTTGGGCGATTGAAAAGCTCGGTGTCGATCACCTTTGGCGGCCTAAATACTCGCCGTTAGGCTTAACCTATCTGCCAACCGGTCAGCGCATCGTCTTCCGTGGAGCTGATGAGCCAAAAAAGATCAAGTCCGTCAAGCTGCAACATGGCTACTTTGCGTACACCTGGTACGAGGAGCGGGATGAGTTTGATGGGGATGAGGAGGAGCGCACGATCAACCAGTCTCTGATGCGCGGCGGTGATCAGTACTGGGTCTTCTACAGCTGGAACCCGCCAAAGAGTATCAATAACTGGGTCAATCAGGATGTTTTGCTGCCGCGGGAGGACACGATCGTCCATCACAGCGATTACCGATCGGTTCCACGGGAGTGGCTCGGTCCACAGTTTTACATCGAGGCTGAGGAGCTTAAGCGCAACAAGCCGATGGCTTACCAGCACGAATACCTCGGTGAGGCAACCGGTACAGGCGGTCAGGTATTCGATAACGTTACGATCCGGGAGATTGCGGACGATGAGCTGGCAGTCTTTGACAAGATTCATCATGGCTTAGACTTCGGCTTTGCGGCAGATCCGCTGGCCTATGTTAAAAATCACTTCAACAAGACGCGCCGACGTCTTTTTATTTTCGGCGAGTTGTATCAGGTTGGGCTGTCCAACGCTAAGGCAGTCCAGCAGATCAAACTGTTGAACCCGCTCAACCAGTTAGTTGTCGCGGACAGCGAGGATCCGCGGACGATCAACGAGTTTCGCGAGCTGGGCTTGCGGATCATCGGGGCTAAAAAAGGGCCGGGATCCGTCGACCACGGAATCAAGTGGCTACAAGATCTCAACGAGATCATTATCGACCCACGCTTTTGCCCTAATACAGCTCGGGAGTTTTCGAGCTGCGAGCTGGAGCGAGATAAAAACGGCAACTTCAAGGGATCATATCCCGATAAAAACAATCACAGCATTGACGCCACCAGGTACAGCCTGGAGGATCAGATGACAATGAGCAAAGCGAAAGCCCGCCGGAAATCCCGGTATGGCATTGTGTGA
- a CDS encoding DNA-methyltransferase, with product MKIELYNDHFENAKRYQIPRAQLIIADIPYNIGINAYGSRSDWYIGGDNKNGESDKAGKEFFDTDKDFKIYNFFQFGTRLLSPEPKERGKAPCMIIFCSWQQLNEITDYAKQFGFNHTQPLFFIKKSSSQVLKANMRICGATETALVLYRDKLPKFNNGGNMILDWFEWDKSGKYPKIHPTQKPVPVLKRLIEIYTDPGDVVIDPVAGSGSTLRACAELNRNCYGFEIKKEFYRAAKEKMLSDVPVCLNL from the coding sequence ATGAAGATTGAGTTGTATAACGATCACTTTGAAAACGCCAAACGATACCAGATCCCACGGGCGCAGTTGATCATTGCGGATATACCGTACAATATCGGGATCAACGCTTACGGAAGCCGTTCTGATTGGTATATTGGCGGCGACAACAAAAATGGCGAAAGTGATAAGGCGGGAAAGGAATTCTTTGACACGGACAAGGATTTCAAAATTTATAACTTTTTCCAGTTCGGCACGCGGCTTCTCAGTCCGGAGCCGAAGGAAAGAGGAAAAGCGCCGTGTATGATCATCTTCTGCAGTTGGCAACAACTGAACGAGATCACAGACTATGCCAAACAATTTGGATTTAATCATACACAGCCGCTGTTCTTCATAAAAAAATCATCGTCGCAGGTATTAAAAGCAAATATGCGTATCTGTGGCGCAACAGAAACAGCGCTTGTCCTGTATCGTGACAAACTGCCTAAATTTAATAACGGTGGGAATATGATTCTGGATTGGTTTGAGTGGGATAAGTCAGGAAAATACCCGAAGATTCACCCAACACAAAAGCCAGTTCCAGTGCTAAAACGACTGATTGAAATCTACACGGATCCAGGCGATGTTGTGATTGATCCGGTGGCCGGTAGCGGAAGCACATTAAGAGCTTGCGCCGAGCTGAATCGGAATTGCTATGGGTTTGAGATCAAGAAAGAGTTTTACAGAGCAGCTAAAGAAAAGATGTTGTCGGATGTGCCTGTATGCTTGAATTTGTGA
- a CDS encoding helix-turn-helix domain-containing protein gives MAKTLKSPEVNERIRYLREEILKEKQGVYAADLGITQGAYSEVENMRSNPSARLIRDICLRDNVNKEWLLEGKEPIFLPVSRTQEIAGFMGEVINAENTGSFKQQLIHVLAQLNEEQWQVLADMYQLLLKEQNEKKD, from the coding sequence GTGGCAAAAACTTTAAAATCCCCCGAAGTAAATGAGCGAATCAGATATTTGCGCGAAGAAATCCTTAAAGAAAAGCAAGGAGTTTACGCTGCTGATTTAGGTATTACGCAAGGCGCATATTCGGAAGTTGAAAATATGAGATCAAATCCGTCAGCTCGCCTTATTCGTGACATTTGCCTGCGAGATAACGTAAATAAGGAATGGCTGCTGGAAGGCAAAGAGCCTATCTTCTTGCCCGTTTCCCGCACACAAGAAATCGCAGGGTTTATGGGGGAGGTGATCAATGCAGAGAACACTGGAAGCTTCAAGCAGCAGCTGATCCACGTTTTAGCGCAGCTGAATGAAGAACAGTGGCAAGTTCTTGCAGATATGTATCAGCTATTGCTTAAAGAGCAGAACGAAAAAAAAGACTAG
- a CDS encoding minor capsid protein — MSNPDYWQERAEKRIHRAHRNSDKTIKEVTAAYQQAVDDINSDIEKIFYRYAKKNDLSSAEAKDILNQKISENEWNQIKLQISSIKDPVIKKQLRAKLEASAYGARIDRLEALKQDIYIKTKQVADVELQKSTELYRKTVEDNYLHSVFDFQQGTGYAYEFASMSPEHIEEILKNNWSGKHYSKSVWDNTDVLAEKLQQTLTIGLMSGKSYKRMAAELTELTSYGQYAAERLIRTETAYLIEESDKAAAIDRGTKVRIFRATLDLKTSKICREHDGDRVSIEKSVPGKNVPPLHPHCRSWMEEEIEGYEHRIRAARDPVTGERVMVPAEMKYADWYDKYVKNNPEAMAKEKALKNYQLDKKQYQEYENILGVKKVPKTLKEFQEMKYSNSEEWLKKQREFSTVSKIKNKPTYSDIYRQKMIDSYYHFRDLGYEFTDHSLNRFHGQKASKGKRLFTEEDLLEILSNDSNYMEEATNRIVKFYDDIAVIQNAETKEVVSIVTRSTVKEGWKKL, encoded by the coding sequence ATGAGTAATCCTGACTACTGGCAGGAACGTGCCGAGAAACGCATCCACAGAGCTCACAGAAACAGCGATAAGACAATCAAAGAAGTTACAGCAGCCTATCAACAGGCGGTTGATGATATTAACAGCGATATTGAAAAGATCTTTTACCGATACGCTAAGAAGAACGATCTGTCTTCAGCAGAAGCAAAAGACATTCTGAATCAGAAAATCAGTGAAAATGAATGGAATCAAATTAAACTGCAGATCAGTTCAATCAAGGATCCAGTCATAAAAAAGCAGCTGCGTGCAAAGCTGGAAGCATCCGCTTATGGTGCGAGAATCGACCGGCTGGAAGCTCTGAAGCAAGACATTTACATCAAAACAAAGCAAGTCGCTGATGTAGAGCTGCAGAAGTCTACTGAACTGTATAGAAAAACAGTTGAAGACAATTATTTGCACAGTGTCTTTGACTTTCAGCAGGGTACAGGGTATGCCTATGAATTCGCATCGATGTCACCGGAGCACATTGAAGAAATTCTGAAAAATAACTGGAGCGGGAAACATTACTCAAAAAGTGTCTGGGACAATACGGATGTTCTCGCGGAGAAGCTGCAGCAAACACTTACCATAGGCTTGATGTCAGGGAAAAGCTACAAACGTATGGCAGCGGAGCTGACAGAGTTGACCAGCTATGGTCAATATGCGGCTGAACGCCTGATCAGAACGGAAACGGCATATCTGATCGAGGAATCGGACAAAGCTGCTGCGATTGACCGCGGAACGAAAGTCAGAATTTTCCGCGCCACTCTAGATCTTAAAACGTCTAAGATTTGCCGAGAACATGACGGAGACCGAGTGTCAATAGAGAAATCTGTGCCTGGCAAGAATGTACCTCCGCTTCATCCGCATTGCCGATCGTGGATGGAAGAAGAAATCGAAGGCTACGAACATCGGATCCGCGCGGCAAGAGATCCAGTCACGGGAGAGCGTGTAATGGTTCCAGCAGAAATGAAATATGCAGACTGGTATGATAAGTACGTTAAGAATAATCCTGAAGCGATGGCAAAAGAAAAGGCACTCAAAAACTACCAATTGGATAAAAAGCAATATCAGGAGTACGAAAACATCCTAGGTGTCAAAAAAGTGCCAAAAACGCTTAAAGAATTCCAAGAAATGAAGTATAGTAATAGTGAAGAATGGCTAAAAAAGCAACGTGAGTTCAGCACAGTTAGCAAGATCAAGAATAAACCAACCTACAGTGACATCTATCGTCAAAAAATGATAGATTCCTACTACCATTTTAGAGATCTTGGCTATGAGTTTACAGATCACTCATTAAATCGATTCCATGGGCAAAAAGCAAGTAAAGGAAAGCGCTTATTCACTGAGGAGGATCTTTTAGAAATTCTATCAAATGATTCCAACTATATGGAAGAAGCAACAAATAGAATCGTGAAATTTTATGATGATATCGCAGTAATTCAAAATGCTGAAACGAAAGAGGTTGTCAGCATAGTCACTCGATCTACAGTAAAGGAAGGATGGAAAAAGTTATGA
- a CDS encoding sporulation initiation factor Spo0A C-terminal domain-containing protein, protein MERLYPKCCLSCSHRLEVYIALLNTLEQFFDLTPDEDDRVDALVIHGIAVELLKECGIVNQGYNLLASALTYAVLDQTLLQNLKGHLYPKVAIAHHTTATRVEHNIRTSIEGAWTRGDTSVLSKYFGNTILSAKGKPTNLQFLLVMSDIVHKRCIIPRHPVK, encoded by the coding sequence ATGGAAAGATTATATCCTAAATGCTGCTTAAGCTGTTCTCACAGGCTGGAAGTTTATATCGCCCTGCTGAACACTCTTGAGCAGTTTTTTGATCTTACACCGGACGAGGATGATCGAGTTGACGCTCTTGTCATCCATGGCATCGCTGTGGAGCTGCTCAAGGAGTGCGGCATCGTCAACCAAGGCTACAACCTGTTGGCCAGTGCTCTGACTTATGCGGTGTTAGATCAGACATTGTTGCAAAATCTCAAGGGCCATCTCTACCCCAAGGTAGCTATTGCTCATCACACTACAGCCACGCGCGTCGAGCACAATATCCGCACATCAATCGAGGGAGCTTGGACCCGAGGTGATACCAGTGTGTTATCAAAGTATTTTGGTAACACTATCTTGTCTGCTAAAGGCAAGCCCACCAATCTACAGTTTTTGCTTGTGATGAGTGACATCGTACATAAGCGATGCATCATCCCACGCCATCCCGTCAAATAG
- a CDS encoding phage portal protein: MRKMKYIGAFDEQNLDKTKILQLINVHRSTEGVRIHRNLDYYDGSHAILRRKKKNEAASNNRLVCNHAKDIADTATSYFLAAPITYSTSDKAMDTDRLTDYFDMADVDETDHDNALDMSRAGVAYEYIYAAQDEARPLIKNLEPQHTFLVYDDTIEENVLFGIYYYWVVDAATKQEIYKAVVATKHFIHTIDIINDSAAVQSDQNDSEPHLFEGVPIVEYRNNKDGIGDYEQQISLIDAYNTLMSDRVNDKEQFLEAILVLIGALLGDDEKETGEAAKQIKDLGILELPPGASAEYITRTFDESSVEVLKKAIKDDIYTFSHVPCLTDENFVGNSSGVAMEYKLLGLEMITKTKERYYTKGLKQRMRLICNYLGLKNIALNPAAIIPEFKRGLPKNMLELSQMIANLSGAVSQKTLISQLDFVEDPDAEVEAVKKESQEKLKQQQQAFGNYAEGDPDDQTEPQKDEKELNE, from the coding sequence ATGAGGAAAATGAAATATATCGGTGCATTTGATGAGCAGAATTTGGATAAGACCAAGATTCTGCAGCTGATCAATGTGCATCGAAGCACAGAAGGTGTGCGAATCCATCGGAATCTGGATTATTATGACGGAAGTCACGCCATCCTTCGGCGAAAAAAGAAAAATGAAGCCGCAAGCAATAATCGATTAGTATGCAACCATGCAAAGGATATCGCTGATACGGCCACCAGTTACTTTTTAGCGGCACCGATTACTTACAGCACCAGTGATAAGGCGATGGATACTGACCGGCTTACCGACTACTTCGATATGGCGGATGTGGATGAAACCGATCACGACAATGCCCTTGATATGTCCCGGGCAGGTGTAGCGTATGAATACATCTATGCTGCACAGGATGAGGCGCGTCCTTTAATCAAAAATCTTGAGCCGCAGCACACATTTTTGGTTTACGATGACACGATTGAAGAAAATGTATTGTTTGGAATTTACTACTACTGGGTTGTAGATGCAGCGACAAAGCAGGAAATTTATAAAGCAGTCGTGGCTACGAAGCACTTTATCCACACGATCGACATTATCAATGACTCTGCAGCTGTGCAAAGTGATCAGAATGATTCAGAACCACATCTGTTTGAAGGTGTACCGATTGTTGAGTATCGTAACAACAAAGATGGAATCGGTGATTATGAGCAGCAGATTAGCCTGATCGACGCTTACAACACGCTGATGTCGGATCGGGTCAATGACAAGGAGCAATTCCTGGAAGCAATTCTGGTTCTCATCGGCGCATTGCTTGGCGATGATGAAAAGGAAACAGGAGAAGCAGCAAAGCAGATCAAAGACCTCGGTATCCTGGAGCTGCCGCCAGGCGCCAGTGCGGAATATATTACTCGAACTTTTGATGAATCCTCGGTTGAGGTGCTGAAAAAGGCGATCAAGGATGACATTTACACCTTTTCGCACGTTCCGTGCTTGACCGACGAGAATTTTGTCGGCAACAGCTCAGGCGTAGCCATGGAGTATAAGCTGCTTGGTCTTGAGATGATCACTAAGACGAAGGAGCGATACTACACCAAAGGGCTAAAGCAACGGATGCGCTTGATCTGTAATTATCTCGGCTTGAAAAACATCGCACTGAATCCAGCGGCGATCATCCCAGAGTTTAAGCGCGGGCTACCAAAAAATATGCTGGAGTTGTCACAGATGATCGCGAATCTGTCCGGCGCGGTGAGCCAGAAAACGCTGATCAGCCAGCTGGATTTTGTTGAGGATCCGGATGCGGAAGTGGAAGCGGTAAAGAAGGAAAGTCAGGAAAAGCTGAAACAGCAACAGCAGGCTTTTGGAAACTATGCGGAAGGCGATCCTGACGATCAGACAGAGCCGCAAAAGGACGAAAAAGAGCTGAATGAGTAA
- a CDS encoding cold-shock protein: MIKGTVKFFEDKKGYGFIAGDNGKDYFFHWSDIQAEGFKKAEKNQRVTFEVIQGDRGEKAGYVCLEA; the protein is encoded by the coding sequence ATGATTAAAGGTACAGTCAAGTTTTTTGAGGACAAAAAGGGTTATGGTTTCATCGCCGGCGACAACGGGAAGGATTATTTCTTCCACTGGTCAGACATCCAAGCTGAGGGTTTCAAGAAGGCCGAAAAGAACCAACGTGTAACCTTTGAGGTCATTCAGGGCGACCGTGGAGAAAAAGCAGGCTATGTCTGCCTGGAGGCTTAA
- a CDS encoding MBL fold metallo-hydrolase gives MASSSAGNCYHITLNRKDLPPVVLLLEAGLPYAELLRRMTSEGLDLRPLDAVLITHNHKDHCAASGDLRRRGKRVYGNRLIVGENQNTLLEAGRIKTVAAETRVYPFAVEHDAEDSLGFVIYTDMEMILFVNDCKYFAEDLSRQQFDYVFIESNYDGQVIHFAYEAAKEQHNEVDIKRYERILNSHMSIKHTCDQLKKLDLSNCKGIFLMHLSDRHANPNLFKQRVLKEFKTPCFVCRKSGGIL, from the coding sequence TTGGCCAGCTCATCCGCTGGCAACTGTTATCATATTACATTAAATCGTAAAGACTTGCCTCCGGTAGTGCTGCTACTGGAGGCTGGCCTTCCCTATGCTGAGCTTCTGCGCCGTATGACCTCTGAGGGGCTCGACTTACGGCCCTTGGACGCTGTTTTGATCACGCATAACCACAAGGACCACTGCGCTGCTTCCGGCGATCTGCGACGCCGCGGGAAGCGTGTGTATGGCAACCGGTTGATCGTTGGAGAGAACCAGAACACACTGCTGGAGGCCGGCAGGATTAAGACCGTCGCTGCGGAAACCAGAGTTTACCCGTTTGCCGTTGAGCATGACGCTGAGGATAGCCTGGGTTTTGTGATTTATACCGATATGGAGATGATCCTGTTTGTCAATGATTGCAAATACTTTGCGGAGGATCTTTCACGGCAGCAGTTTGATTATGTATTTATTGAGTCCAACTATGACGGCCAGGTGATCCACTTTGCTTACGAGGCTGCCAAAGAGCAGCATAATGAGGTCGATATCAAACGTTATGAGCGCATTTTAAACAGCCACATGTCGATTAAGCATACCTGCGATCAGCTCAAAAAACTGGATCTCAGCAACTGCAAAGGCATCTTTCTGATGCACTTATCTGACCGTCACGCTAACCCGAATCTGTTCAAACAAAGGGTTTTAAAAGAGTTTAAAACGCCTTGTTTTGTATGTCGAAAAAGCGGGGGTATTTTATAG
- the ssb gene encoding single-stranded DNA-binding protein, which yields MINRVILTGRLARDPELRKTQSGLSVCSFQLAVDRPKLKGQDEAVTDWISCQAWRQSADYICNYAKKGALLAVDGRIQTRSYDNASGQKVNVTEVVCERVEIQRQASSQASGKSLYNGGSTTSANTASRGASSTYGSTGFANPEYQDPFGEDYSSGPTLDISSDDLPF from the coding sequence ATGATTAACAGAGTAATCTTAACCGGCCGGCTGGCCCGGGATCCTGAACTGCGCAAGACGCAGTCTGGGTTGTCCGTCTGCAGCTTTCAGCTGGCTGTGGATCGTCCAAAGCTCAAGGGGCAGGACGAGGCTGTCACGGACTGGATCAGCTGCCAGGCTTGGCGGCAGTCCGCTGACTACATTTGCAACTATGCAAAAAAGGGTGCGCTGCTTGCGGTGGATGGCCGGATCCAGACGCGCAGCTATGACAATGCCTCTGGTCAGAAAGTGAACGTTACTGAAGTCGTCTGTGAGCGTGTTGAGATCCAGCGGCAGGCGTCATCGCAAGCGAGTGGCAAGTCACTATACAACGGCGGATCCACTACATCTGCCAACACTGCCAGCCGCGGTGCATCGTCAACCTACGGCAGCACAGGTTTTGCCAATCCGGAGTATCAGGATCCGTTTGGTGAGGATTACAGCTCAGGTCCAACGCTGGACATCAGCTCGGATGATCTCCCGTTTTAG